The genomic segment AAAGGTTGAAAGTACTCCAACTGATGATGATTTTAATGACTACTTCTTCACATCTCTAGACATTAACTAAAAAAAGCTAATTCAATTCACTACACAATGTAATTCCattgattttacatttttttctagtaGAAGTCcatggaaaaacattatttttgtgactCGTATACGCTTTTccattgatatttttattttctattgtatGTACTTTTAGAGCAGATTACAAtggcaaaataaaaacagtagGTGGCAGTAATGAGAATCTTGTTGCtgtgatttaaagaaaaaaaagaggatgagGAAGTACTACAGCTTGCTGTGTTGCTTGAGATGCTGAATTCTACTTTTCCACGAATTACACGAGTGATAACAATActttaataatatttgaaaatgccATGGGTAACTGCTGGGCCTTCTGTGTAGGGCTTTTTAGAAAAGAGGTGAACAGGATCCAAAGAGGAGGCGGGTAAGTGACATAATCTTAGCTAGGTGGCTAACtagcacaaaaacaataaatggtGAACTCCTTTCTCGTtaaattaagcaaaaaaaaaatgaagccgtCATGTGTGCTTTTTAAGATTGAAGTTAAGAATGTAACATTCTGAAAATGCCgtgattttcctcattttaatgtGTAAACCTGCAGTTAAGATGGAGACCCCACCCCTGTGACTATAATGTTCATTATCTTCGATGGAACCTCATCAAAAACATTGGGGGTCTGGTAGAATAAATGTGTAGGGCAATTGAACGGGGGTTCGATTATAAACAATATTTTGGTATTACGTCATGAGAAAATACTACGTCATTTGATACCAGGAATCCTGCATCATAATATTGGCCAACCAGAATTGTGGATCTAGACCACTTTGAAATCCCTCCCTAGGTTGCCATTCAGTTATTTGCTAGTGattcattattttatcatttgaagATAACTTATTCAACATTTCAGatcacttttttaaacatttaaataagaaaatgtatattttcataaCATGTAGAGTCACCCAACTACAAAAATAACTAGAATCCTAAGTgttagaaaatatataaaaatattcaaccaAATAACAAGAATTTTGCcattttagcattagcatttttctATAGCTGCTAATAATGTATGCATTTACAGGTCCAAATACTTTCGCAGCACCACCGCTGGGGAACATTATACAATAGAGGTACATTATACTTGAACTATCttctttttgtcatcatttACTTGTTGTATCTTTTTGTATTTACCATACATCATCTTGCTTTTTCAGTTTGAAAATCTCGTGGAAAGTGATGAGGTAAGTTGAATTATCTAAGTTTCCCAACAAGTGCATGATTTATTTAGGTTCTTGACAACATACTTTCCTCTTTTCTGCAGGAGCAAAGTCCGCAACCTTGCCCAAGGTAAAATACACGTCATTTCAAAAGCACGATTAAAATTgtccacgacccttgtgaggataacgcatctttttcttgttttcattcTAGGCCCATCAGTGAAGATGAGCTGAAGAACCTTCGGGAACATCGATATGCTGACATCTCCAACCAGCAGGTTTTGATCGACCAAAAACTTCAAAAGGAGGTAATTAGCTTCCTCATATTATGTTCCTTCTTCAGGTAATTAGCCTTAGCCCCCCTTTATTATTGTTTGAGTTCTACTTTTGCTTTTCTTATTATTTGcagcattgtttttctttctgtttgtaatttttttccctgggtgttttgcttcattttgttttgtcacTCAGTTAGAGGCACAAGAGGAGAGGTTGAGGCTAGAAGAGGAGGCTAAAAATGCTGCCCAACGGGAGGCCGCCAGGTTGGCACGTGAACGAAAAGTCAAGGAGGTGAGGCGACATTGAGCGCTCCTCCCTTCTGCCAGTTGACGATTACTGCTTTGCTTTCAATGACCAGCATGCAACTCCCCCTTTTAATGCCTACTTTTCATCTTCATTAGTATTTGTCAGTATTTTATTGTGCCAAATTCTCATTTGTCTGATGACCATTGGTACATGTGCGGATTTGGGAAGTACTGTACATGATTACTCTGTACAGATTGAGTACATCATGGCTTAAGAAAGTACATGAAATACGCAAATTGAGAAAATCGGATTTAGGGTTCTTTTACAGGGGACCTCATTTCTATTTTATTAACTAGCCAAGATGGCAAATATATCACCAGGAGAGTACTTTTTAATGTACTGTGTTGTCTAATTTAATCCCAAAAAAGGAGACTCGATCACTGCCACTGAAATCCAATTGATGCCTCATTCCACTGCTCTTCTGTTTGCACttcatttgtttgtgttgttcTGCGATAATACCTCAAGTGAATACATCTAAAATTGTATATCTTATTTAGTATTTCTGATCATCTAAccatttgtgtgggttttattaTTCTGTAGCATTTGGTCCAgagaaccagggggaaagcagaTGGGTGCGGCAGTGAATCTCAACTGAGAAAGTGAGTCATATTCACTCATAGGACAACGGGATGATTTCACAGCTGAGACAGCAGTTTTTTTACTGCAGGCAATACTTGGCggaatttcatctttttttttcctccccatttGTATCACTTGCCAATTAATGTAAAGATGTATGTAATCATGGATTTGCTAGTTTGACATGTTTGTGATGATtgttagaaatatatttttaactttaattGACTGCCATAGAAAGTGAATGCTCATTTACACTCAATGGCACTGCAAGTCCTCCCATTTTGAattcgtattttcacgactataaagcgcacttaaaagtcttaaattttctccaaaatagacagggcgccttatattcgagtgtgctttatatatgggaaaatgtcattcattgacggtgcgccttatactgcaatgcgccttatagtcgtgaaaatagggtaattggaCTTGTCATTAGTGAAAAGCCTTGGGTTAAAAGGCATCCGTTTTTGGCTCACTAGTGCTGAGTACTTGTGTAACATGTAACGTGTTGGTCTTCTCTACAGTTTCGTGTATTTTCATTCCAAAgctgaaagtttttttttttaattgtcatccTGACCTGTTTTAGGCAACCCGGGGATGGTTTCGACTCCTCCCACCAGATTCTCAAAGGCCAGTCGGAGGCTTTCAGAAGCAATAGTGAGTGAAGCCAACCACCGCTCATACctaatagaattaaaaccatGTAACATCCACACTAATAAGTGACTTAAATTGATTTGACTgtacataaaatataataattgtgTTAATCTTCTAATCACTGTGTTTACAGGACTTCCCTCAGAAACAAATGCGGTGACGCCTAACACCGAGTACAGCTGGGACTTCACCACCAAGACGCGCTCCACCAATGATGACGCCACTTCACTGGATCTCGAGTGGGAGGATGAGGAGGGTGAGAGTACAATTCTATCGTTTACTTTGAGCATCCCTAAATTGGATACAGAAAAAGACATCTTAGACATAAATacataggtaataagtaaggtaataaataaattaattaataaataaatatatataaatacacatacatactatTCAAGTGTATAAATtgctattctttttatttttatttatttttctttaggaATCAACCGAGAATTGCTGTTTAATCTTCTATTTAAGATACTTTTATTCAATGATATTAACTAAATAAGAgaatacacacatttttcccatttttctttgttttaagaaaatgtaaaaaagaattGAAGGGAATTCATTGCTTTGATTCAAGTGTATATTGTTTAtttaactgtttatttttttagggatgaACCGAGCACTTCCAACTTGGGAGAGGTCTCGAACAGAAGAGGACATTTTGCGTGCCGCCTTAAGGCCCGGCGGCAGGCAAGCTCCTAGTGGCCCCACTTCGACTTCTGAGGACTCAAACGCACTAGAGTGGGAGAATGATTTTATGAGTAGCCACCCGGAGGACGGTGCCGACCCGGAATTTGAGGGTTTTGTAAATCCAGTGCTAGATACGCCCTCGGAAGACTTATCGGACCACGGCCAGGACAGATAGTCTCCAGCACAAAATGGGACGTGCAACACCTCTCTTGCGCTCTTAGACACAGGCTCACCAGCTTTCCTCCTTTCTCATAAAATAATTGTACATCCTTACTTTTCATATTGTGGAATATGAAAGAAGTGATGCGGCGGTTGTTTTTAAACAGACATTCCTTTTTCGGTGCCTTCATTGCTAATCATCTTGATTATTGTAGCTGAATAATTGCAATTATTTACAATGTTAAAGTTCACATTATCCTCGTTTAGGCTTGGGtgataaattgatttttttaattgattttcttGGGTGGTGAATGATTCAAAGAATAATAGTTTGAGGCTTTCTTTGAGAAAGAGATCTAGCAATTGATTATTAGGCTATAGGTTATTCCAAGagaaagtatttttctttagtTAATTGTTACTTTGTATTGGTGGGTTACAGCACAAATAGAGAGGAATAATTAATATATTCATGATGGAGGTTTTGCACTTTTCTACATTACTTTTGTTTAGCAATCACCAGGTTTTTGTGAGCTTTTACTCTtattgaggagaaaaaaaatcctaaatcatgTTTTAACGTAATGCATCTCAGCCTAAACAGGACCAAAGACTGATGCTCTCCAAATAGTCCACT from the Stigmatopora nigra isolate UIUO_SnigA chromosome 14, RoL_Snig_1.1, whole genome shotgun sequence genome contains:
- the ap1ar gene encoding AP-1 complex-associated regulatory protein encodes the protein MGNCWAFCVGLFRKEVNRIQRGGGSKYFRSTTAGEHYTIEFENLVESDEEQSPQPCPRPISEDELKNLREHRYADISNQQVLIDQKLQKELEAQEERLRLEEEAKNAAQREAARLARERKVKEHLVQRTRGKADGCGSESQLRKQPGDGFDSSHQILKGQSEAFRSNRLPSETNAVTPNTEYSWDFTTKTRSTNDDATSLDLEWEDEEGMNRALPTWERSRTEEDILRAALRPGGRQAPSGPTSTSEDSNALEWENDFMSSHPEDGADPEFEGFVNPVLDTPSEDLSDHGQDR